The following are encoded together in the Janthinobacterium sp. Marseille genome:
- a CDS encoding NAD(P)-dependent oxidoreductase, with protein MDNIRNIGFIGIGNMGAPMAGQLARKGFSLTVYDTHATTANAFAQEHGARVARSAAEVGIGADAVIFMLPSDQVVRQVLFTDGLATQLAPGSIAIDMGTSAPAVTRSISAELATLGIGYLDAPVMGGVVFAKDASLDIMVSGDDASIERCRPLFDAMGRKLWPCGDIGSAHVLKAMTNYINACALINTLEAMTIGRKFGLDSKVMAEAIDVMCNGRQHPVVKKIIPHVLTHKFGTGMAMQLIAKDVKIAVDSAHSVGAAVPLGEATEKLWRAACEQIGGSRDHSEIVKYWETASGVQL; from the coding sequence ATGGATAACATCAGGAATATCGGTTTCATCGGGATCGGCAATATGGGTGCGCCTATGGCCGGGCAACTCGCGCGCAAGGGTTTTTCCCTGACCGTCTACGACACGCATGCGACGACCGCCAACGCCTTCGCACAGGAACATGGTGCACGCGTTGCACGCAGCGCAGCAGAAGTAGGGATAGGTGCAGATGCAGTGATTTTCATGCTGCCCAGCGATCAGGTGGTGCGGCAAGTATTGTTTACCGACGGACTCGCGACGCAGCTCGCACCAGGCAGCATCGCCATCGACATGGGCACTTCCGCTCCGGCGGTAACCCGCAGCATCAGCGCCGAACTTGCAACGCTGGGTATCGGCTACCTGGATGCGCCTGTCATGGGCGGGGTGGTATTCGCGAAGGATGCCAGCCTGGACATCATGGTCAGCGGTGACGACGCATCAATCGAGCGCTGCCGGCCATTGTTCGACGCGATGGGACGCAAGCTCTGGCCTTGCGGCGACATCGGCAGTGCACACGTACTGAAGGCGATGACCAATTACATCAATGCATGTGCACTCATCAATACGCTGGAAGCGATGACCATAGGTCGCAAGTTTGGTCTCGACAGCAAGGTCATGGCCGAAGCCATCGATGTGATGTGCAATGGTCGCCAGCACCCGGTCGTCAAAAAAATCATTCCGCATGTACTGACGCACAAATTCGGCACCGGCATGGCGATGCAACTGATCGCCAAGGACGTAAAGATCGCCGTCGACAGTGCACATAGCGTAGGTGCGGCAGTACCGCTAGGTGAAGCAACCGAGAAATTGTGGCGCGCCGCCTGTGAACAAATCGGCGGTAGCCGCGATCACTCAGAAATCGTCAAGTACTGGGAAACCGCAAGCGGTGTCCAGCTCTGA
- a CDS encoding tripartite tricarboxylate transporter permease: MWQSLLDLQHGFGIALQPHNLMWSFFGVLIGNLIGVLPGMGALSAISILLPITYAMHPIPAILMLAGIFYGSQYGGAIGAILLNLPCHPPHAVTCLDGYPLTQQGKGGTALGITMICSFFAASVGIIVMIIASPLLVSIAFEFGPAEIFSIMLLGLLCGGTMSRGSALKGVAMTLVGLLIGTVGTDVNTGVMRFTFGFLELSNRVELVALALGLFGVTEFLRNVNQMKVIDTHNTRVRLRDMRPSKAELKRSFMPMLRGTFIGTLFGCMPGTGPTITTFIAYAFERKISKTPELFGTGMIEGVASPEAASHSKTQVDFVPTMSLGIPGDAVMALILGALLIQGIQPGPQLITEHADLFWGLVASFWIGNVLLILLNVPLIGIWVKLLRVPYRFLFPSALFFIAVGVYSVNNSLFEVGEVLSFGLVGALFVALDFSVAPILLGYVLGPMIEENFRRALLLSRGDMVVFLQHPISCAFLSLCALMIATQVFFSWRKSHRSKQAVRHDLSEAKGIPLP; this comes from the coding sequence ATGTGGCAATCTCTGCTGGACTTGCAACATGGCTTTGGCATTGCGCTACAGCCGCACAATTTAATGTGGTCCTTCTTCGGTGTCCTGATAGGTAACCTGATCGGGGTATTGCCCGGGATGGGTGCCTTGTCTGCGATTTCCATCCTGCTGCCGATCACCTACGCGATGCATCCCATTCCCGCCATCCTCATGTTGGCCGGTATTTTCTACGGTTCACAGTACGGCGGGGCAATCGGTGCGATCCTGCTGAACCTGCCTTGCCATCCGCCGCACGCTGTCACCTGCCTGGATGGCTATCCGCTGACGCAACAGGGCAAGGGAGGTACAGCGCTCGGCATCACGATGATTTGTTCCTTCTTCGCAGCCTCGGTTGGCATCATCGTCATGATCATTGCGTCACCACTACTGGTCAGCATTGCCTTCGAGTTCGGGCCGGCTGAGATCTTTTCGATCATGCTGCTCGGCTTGCTATGCGGCGGCACCATGTCGCGCGGTTCTGCCCTCAAGGGAGTCGCAATGACCCTGGTCGGTTTGCTGATTGGCACGGTAGGTACTGATGTGAACACCGGTGTGATGCGTTTTACCTTCGGCTTCCTGGAATTATCGAACAGGGTCGAATTGGTAGCACTGGCACTCGGCCTGTTCGGCGTGACCGAGTTTTTACGTAATGTAAACCAGATGAAAGTAATCGATACGCATAACACCAGGGTCAGGCTACGCGATATGCGTCCCAGCAAGGCGGAGCTCAAGCGCTCCTTCATGCCCATGTTGCGCGGTACCTTCATCGGTACGCTATTCGGTTGCATGCCGGGTACCGGCCCGACCATCACGACTTTTATTGCGTATGCATTCGAACGCAAAATATCGAAAACGCCCGAGCTGTTCGGCACCGGCATGATAGAGGGTGTAGCGTCGCCGGAGGCTGCTTCTCACTCGAAGACACAAGTGGATTTTGTGCCGACGATGAGCCTGGGTATCCCGGGGGACGCCGTCATGGCGCTGATACTCGGCGCGCTGCTGATACAGGGTATTCAACCTGGACCACAGCTGATCACCGAACATGCTGATTTGTTCTGGGGACTGGTAGCCAGTTTCTGGATCGGTAATGTGCTGCTTATCTTGCTGAACGTGCCCCTGATCGGGATTTGGGTGAAGCTGTTGCGCGTACCGTATCGCTTTCTGTTTCCCTCTGCGCTCTTCTTTATCGCGGTCGGTGTATACAGCGTCAATAACAGTTTGTTTGAAGTGGGTGAAGTTCTTTCATTCGGATTGGTCGGAGCATTGTTCGTCGCGCTTGACTTCTCCGTTGCACCGATACTTCTCGGCTATGTACTGGGTCCGATGATAGAAGAAAACTTCCGACGCGCATTATTGCTGTCACGCGGCGACATGGTGGTATTCCTGCAGCACCCTATCAGTTGCGCATTTCTTTCCCTGTGCGCCCTCATGATCGCGACACAGGTTTTCTTTTCGTGGCGCAAATCACATCGTAGCAAACAGGCTGTACGCCATGATTTGTCGGAAGCGAAAGGCATACCCCTGCCTTAA
- a CDS encoding sulfate ABC transporter ATP-binding protein gives MSIEVKNIQKQFGNFVALNNVSLDFPAGELTALLGPSGCGKTTLLRIIAGLEQPDHGQVLLDGEDASARHVRERQVGFVFQHYALFKHMTVFENIAFGLRVRPAATRPSESQIKEKVTKLLELVQLDWLADRYPPQLSGGQRQRIALARALAVEPRVLLLDEPFGALDAKVRKELRRWLRRLHDDLHVTSIFVTHDQEEALEVADQIVLMNKGNVEQIGAPKDVYNNPASPFVYGFLGNVNLFHGRVHEGILQSSGIAFEAPEHAETQDTKGIGYVRPHDLEVDRYTTGAEGIVVQLRRAHAIGPLAQLELERDDNGELIEAVISNERFGHLKLKEGETLIVRPKRLQVFVDESV, from the coding sequence ATGAGCATCGAAGTCAAGAATATTCAAAAGCAATTTGGCAATTTTGTCGCACTTAACAATGTATCGCTGGACTTTCCGGCGGGCGAGTTGACTGCTTTACTGGGCCCTTCCGGCTGCGGCAAAACCACCTTGTTGCGCATCATTGCCGGTCTGGAACAACCGGACCACGGGCAAGTGCTGCTGGATGGCGAAGATGCTTCGGCGCGCCATGTGCGCGAACGCCAGGTCGGCTTCGTATTCCAGCATTACGCATTGTTCAAGCACATGACCGTGTTTGAAAACATCGCTTTCGGTTTGCGCGTACGCCCTGCGGCGACCCGTCCGTCGGAATCGCAGATCAAGGAAAAAGTCACGAAGTTGCTGGAACTGGTGCAACTGGACTGGCTGGCTGATCGTTATCCGCCGCAATTGTCCGGTGGCCAGCGTCAGCGTATTGCATTGGCACGTGCGCTGGCCGTTGAGCCACGCGTCTTGCTGCTGGATGAACCTTTCGGTGCACTGGATGCAAAAGTACGTAAGGAATTGCGTCGCTGGTTGCGTCGCCTGCATGACGACCTGCATGTCACCAGTATTTTCGTCACGCATGACCAGGAAGAAGCACTGGAAGTGGCTGATCAGATCGTCCTGATGAACAAGGGCAATGTCGAACAGATCGGCGCACCCAAGGATGTCTACAACAACCCGGCTTCGCCTTTTGTTTATGGCTTCCTGGGCAATGTGAACCTGTTCCATGGCCGTGTACATGAAGGCATCCTGCAATCATCGGGCATCGCATTCGAGGCGCCTGAACATGCAGAAACCCAGGATACCAAGGGTATCGGCTATGTGCGTCCGCATGACCTGGAAGTGGATAGATACACGACCGGTGCAGAAGGCATCGTGGTGCAATTGCGCCGTGCCCATGCGATCGGTCCATTGGCGCAACTGGAACTGGAGCGCGATGATAACGGCGAATTGATTGAAGCCGTGATCTCGAATGAACGCTTTGGTCATTTGAAATTGAAAGAGGGCGAAACACTAATTGTTCGTCCTAAACGTTTGCAAGTGTTCGTTGACGAATCGGTGTAA
- a CDS encoding alpha/beta fold hydrolase, protein MNAVQKISETAVQGVEHWTNKGDVRLFLWEKFVDTPENKPAVLFVHGSSMASQPTFDLEVPGRADSSVMDWFAKRGFVCWCVDMEGYGRSDKTRDITCDISNGADDLAAATDYIRRTRGVTSFLTYGISSGALRAALFAQRYPDRVSRLALDAFVWTGEGAHTLEQRRKKLPEFLSSNRRAIDRAYVYSIFERDHADCAEKRVVEAFADAILALDDSMPNGTYIDMCSKLPLVDPEKITVPTVVLRGQFDGIAAFDDLIEFFKLLPHPDKQFTMLNGISHASFQQKNYLMVYQILHAYFTQPAPVYVSEAAH, encoded by the coding sequence ATGAACGCAGTACAAAAGATATCCGAAACCGCAGTGCAAGGCGTAGAACATTGGACCAACAAAGGCGACGTGCGCCTGTTCTTGTGGGAAAAGTTTGTCGATACACCGGAGAATAAACCTGCGGTACTGTTCGTCCATGGTTCGTCGATGGCATCGCAACCCACCTTCGACCTGGAAGTACCGGGTCGGGCGGATTCATCAGTGATGGACTGGTTCGCCAAGCGCGGCTTCGTTTGCTGGTGCGTTGATATGGAGGGATATGGCCGTTCCGATAAAACACGCGATATCACCTGCGACATTTCCAACGGCGCGGACGATCTCGCTGCTGCCACCGACTATATCCGGCGTACACGCGGTGTTACCAGTTTCCTGACCTACGGCATTTCGTCCGGCGCCCTGCGCGCCGCCTTGTTTGCACAGCGCTATCCGGACCGCGTATCACGACTGGCACTCGATGCCTTCGTGTGGACTGGTGAAGGTGCACATACGCTGGAACAAAGACGCAAGAAGCTGCCTGAATTTCTTTCGTCGAATCGACGCGCTATTGACAGGGCTTACGTCTATTCGATCTTTGAACGCGATCACGCCGACTGTGCGGAAAAACGCGTGGTGGAAGCCTTTGCCGATGCAATCCTGGCACTCGATGATTCCATGCCGAACGGCACCTATATCGATATGTGTTCCAAGCTGCCACTGGTTGATCCGGAAAAAATTACCGTCCCTACCGTCGTGTTGCGCGGTCAGTTCGATGGTATCGCAGCCTTTGACGACCTGATTGAATTCTTTAAACTCCTGCCCCACCCGGACAAACAGTTCACCATGTTGAACGGTATTTCCCATGCCAGTTTTCAACAGAAAAACTATCTGATGGTTTATCAAATACTGCACGCCTACTTTACCCAACCCGCGCCGGTATACGTATCAGAAGCAGCACACTGA
- a CDS encoding CysB family HTH-type transcriptional regulator gives MNFQQLRSIRETARCGYNLTEVANVLFTSQPGVSRQIRELEEELGVDIFERNGKRLTGLTDPGRGILQIIDRLLLEAENLQRASQEYAGQEIGTLAVATTHTQARYMLPKVVQVFRKEFPKVRIALQQSTPEHIAEWVLSGKADIGIATEGLSQFEDLVSFPCYRWHHSVVVPDGHPLLEKKLITLADLAQYSLITYDLGFTGRGHIDEAFKQADITTDIVLTAMDSDVIQQYVLLNLGVGIVASMALQQNGSNGLKVIDASHLFAQNVTRLAVRRGAYLRQYTYDFIQQFAPDLTRADIDEAMKAHA, from the coding sequence ATGAATTTTCAACAACTACGATCGATCCGCGAGACCGCGCGTTGCGGTTACAACCTGACCGAGGTGGCGAATGTGCTGTTCACATCGCAGCCTGGCGTCAGCCGCCAGATTCGGGAGTTGGAGGAAGAGCTGGGCGTCGATATCTTTGAACGCAATGGCAAACGCCTGACCGGCCTGACCGATCCCGGTCGCGGCATCTTGCAGATCATAGACCGCCTCTTGCTGGAAGCGGAAAACCTGCAACGTGCGAGCCAGGAATATGCCGGCCAGGAAATCGGCACGCTGGCGGTGGCGACCACCCATACCCAGGCACGTTACATGTTGCCGAAAGTGGTGCAGGTATTCCGCAAGGAATTCCCGAAAGTGCGTATCGCCCTGCAACAGAGCACACCCGAACATATTGCCGAGTGGGTCTTGTCGGGCAAGGCGGATATCGGTATCGCGACCGAGGGTTTGAGCCAGTTCGAAGACCTGGTGTCCTTCCCATGCTACCGCTGGCATCACTCGGTAGTCGTACCGGACGGCCATCCCTTGCTGGAAAAGAAACTGATCACACTGGCCGACCTGGCGCAGTATTCATTGATTACCTATGACCTCGGCTTTACTGGTCGCGGCCATATCGATGAAGCATTCAAACAGGCTGATATCACCACCGATATCGTGTTGACGGCGATGGATTCGGACGTTATTCAACAATACGTATTGCTCAACCTGGGTGTCGGCATCGTTGCGTCGATGGCGCTGCAGCAGAATGGCAGCAATGGCTTGAAAGTGATTGATGCGTCACACCTGTTTGCACAAAACGTGACACGCCTGGCGGTACGTCGCGGTGCTTACCTGCGTCAATACACATACGACTTTATCCAGCAATTTGCACCGGACCTTACGCGTGCGGATATCGATGAGGCGATGAAGGCACATGCCTGA
- the cysW gene encoding sulfate ABC transporter permease subunit CysW — protein MAAIAPPSSSAIPVSLARAPCVPAATLEPTWIRTLLIVVALAFLTLFLFVPLASVFAEALKKGWDAYIAAILEEDAVSAIKLTLLTAAIAVPLNLVFGVAASWCIAKFDFRGKSILLTLIDLPFSVSPVISGLIYVLLFGAQGWFGGWLQEHNIKILFAVPGIVLATIFVTFPFVARELIPLMQSQGSEEEEAALVLGASGWKTFWHVTLPNIKWGLLYGVILCNARAMGEFGAVSVVSGHIRGQTNTIPLQVEILYNEYQFSAAFAVASLLAMLALVTLALKSFIEWRLRDTHEQFQEQGS, from the coding sequence ATGGCGGCGATAGCTCCCCCTTCCAGCAGCGCGATTCCAGTTAGCCTGGCGCGTGCGCCGTGCGTACCGGCAGCGACGCTGGAACCGACCTGGATACGTACATTATTGATTGTCGTAGCGCTGGCTTTCCTGACGTTATTCCTGTTTGTGCCACTGGCATCGGTATTTGCCGAAGCATTGAAAAAAGGCTGGGATGCCTATATTGCAGCCATCCTGGAAGAAGACGCAGTATCGGCGATCAAGCTGACTTTGCTGACGGCTGCAATTGCAGTGCCGCTGAACCTGGTCTTCGGTGTGGCGGCTTCATGGTGTATCGCCAAGTTTGATTTCCGTGGCAAAAGCATCTTGCTGACGCTGATTGATTTGCCGTTTTCGGTTTCACCTGTCATCTCGGGTTTGATTTATGTCTTGCTGTTTGGCGCCCAGGGCTGGTTCGGCGGCTGGCTGCAGGAACACAATATCAAGATCCTGTTTGCGGTACCCGGTATTGTGCTGGCGACAATTTTCGTGACTTTCCCCTTTGTCGCACGTGAATTGATCCCGCTGATGCAGTCGCAGGGCAGTGAAGAAGAAGAGGCGGCGCTGGTACTGGGTGCTTCCGGCTGGAAAACCTTCTGGCATGTGACGCTGCCGAATATTAAATGGGGTCTGTTATACGGTGTGATTTTGTGTAATGCCCGTGCGATGGGTGAATTTGGTGCAGTTTCGGTGGTTTCCGGTCATATCCGCGGCCAGACGAATACGATTCCTTTGCAGGTCGAGATTCTGTATAACGAATACCAATTTTCAGCGGCATTCGCGGTAGCATCGTTGCTGGCAATGTTGGCACTGGTTACACTGGCGCTCAAATCATTCATCGAATGGCGTTTACGAGATACACACGAACAGTTTCAGGAGCAGGGATCATGA
- a CDS encoding tripartite tricarboxylate transporter TctB family protein produces MAINKWFNKYNKDYYGGALMMLIGLAAAARGFNYKVGTLEQMGSGFMPVVEGVLLALVGGAIALQATRTAPAAQKTGTPQWRGWLCIVSGLIAFVILGEHGGLLPASFALVFISALGDRNNKLKDAFLLALALMLVSVVVFWWALSVQFPLLQWS; encoded by the coding sequence ATGGCTATCAATAAGTGGTTCAACAAATATAACAAGGACTACTACGGCGGCGCACTGATGATGTTGATCGGTCTCGCTGCGGCAGCGCGCGGCTTCAACTACAAGGTCGGCACGCTGGAACAAATGGGCTCCGGCTTTATGCCGGTAGTCGAAGGAGTATTGCTCGCGCTGGTCGGCGGTGCAATTGCGCTGCAAGCGACACGTACTGCGCCCGCCGCCCAAAAAACCGGGACGCCGCAATGGCGCGGCTGGTTGTGCATCGTATCCGGCCTCATCGCGTTCGTGATCCTCGGCGAGCACGGCGGCTTGCTACCGGCAAGTTTTGCGCTTGTCTTCATCTCGGCGCTCGGCGACCGCAACAACAAGCTGAAAGATGCATTCTTGCTGGCGCTGGCACTCATGCTGGTCAGCGTAGTGGTGTTTTGGTGGGCACTTAGTGTGCAATTTCCGCTACTGCAATGGAGTTGA
- the cysT gene encoding sulfate ABC transporter permease subunit CysT: protein MSAVLALPVRKQTASRVLPGFNLSLGFTIFYLSLIVLIPLSAVFLKTFTMSWDAFVAAVTSDRVIASYKLSFGASLIGAVLNAFFGGIVAWVLVRYKFPGKKIIDAMVDLPFALPTAVAGIALTALYSPNGWIGRYLEAIGIKVAFTPLGVIIALTFIGLPFVVRTVQPVLEDMEKELEEAAASLGASHWQTFTKVIFPTVFPALLTGFALAFARATGEYGSVIFIAGNMPMVSEITPLFIVTKLEQYDYAGATAIAVVMLLASFLMLLTINLLQAWTRKRGQAEKV, encoded by the coding sequence ATGTCAGCCGTCCTTGCCCTTCCTGTCAGGAAACAAACCGCATCCAGGGTTTTGCCTGGATTCAATTTGTCGCTTGGCTTTACGATCTTTTATCTCAGCCTGATCGTCCTGATACCGTTGTCGGCCGTCTTCCTGAAAACATTCACGATGAGCTGGGACGCTTTTGTTGCGGCCGTTACTTCGGATCGTGTGATTGCCTCTTATAAGTTGAGTTTTGGCGCTTCGCTGATAGGCGCGGTTTTGAATGCTTTCTTTGGCGGCATCGTGGCATGGGTCCTGGTGCGCTACAAATTCCCCGGCAAGAAAATTATTGATGCGATGGTTGATTTGCCGTTCGCATTGCCGACTGCGGTTGCAGGTATCGCGCTGACCGCGCTGTATTCCCCGAACGGCTGGATCGGTCGCTATCTGGAAGCGATTGGTATCAAGGTAGCCTTTACACCCTTGGGTGTGATTATCGCGCTGACCTTTATTGGTTTGCCGTTTGTCGTGCGTACCGTGCAACCGGTGCTGGAAGATATGGAAAAGGAACTGGAAGAAGCTGCGGCCAGCCTCGGTGCGAGCCATTGGCAAACCTTTACCAAGGTGATTTTCCCGACAGTGTTTCCGGCCTTGTTGACTGGCTTTGCGCTGGCGTTTGCACGTGCCACCGGTGAATACGGTTCCGTTATTTTCATCGCTGGCAATATGCCGATGGTGTCTGAAATCACACCGCTGTTTATCGTGACCAAGCTGGAACAGTATGACTATGCAGGTGCGACAGCGATTGCGGTGGTGATGTTGCTGGCTTCTTTCCTGATGTTGTTGACGATTAATTTATTGCAAGCCTGGACCCGTAAGCGTGGCCAGGCGGAGAAAGTTTGA